A stretch of the Hyalangium minutum genome encodes the following:
- a CDS encoding tetratricopeptide repeat protein, protein MSPSPYASALMLGICALAVGLGGCATSKPAAAAPSAVHDATAVTPAQPTFVDREKACAAGDKEGCYQLGVSYWEGVGVEKDDSRAAPLFEKACDGDDARGCTNLGILYVQGSGVTRDDGHAALLFDKACTLGASRGCTNLGALYAQGRGVTQDDSRAAKIFEQSCATGEAGACFNLGLFYEKGRGVTADPKRAVELFQKACEGGMDQACNR, encoded by the coding sequence ATGTCACCGTCGCCCTACGCTTCAGCCCTCATGCTCGGAATCTGCGCGCTCGCAGTGGGACTTGGAGGCTGCGCCACGAGCAAGCCCGCCGCCGCCGCTCCCTCCGCAGTGCACGACGCCACCGCCGTCACGCCCGCCCAGCCGACCTTTGTTGATCGCGAGAAGGCCTGCGCGGCCGGCGACAAGGAGGGCTGCTACCAACTGGGCGTCAGCTACTGGGAGGGCGTGGGCGTGGAGAAGGATGACAGCCGCGCCGCCCCGCTCTTCGAGAAGGCCTGCGATGGCGATGACGCCCGCGGCTGCACCAACCTGGGCATCCTCTATGTGCAGGGCAGCGGCGTGACGCGCGACGACGGCCACGCCGCCCTGCTCTTCGACAAGGCCTGCACTTTGGGTGCGAGCCGGGGCTGCACCAACCTCGGCGCCTTGTATGCCCAGGGCCGGGGTGTGACGCAGGACGACAGCCGCGCCGCCAAGATCTTCGAGCAATCCTGCGCGACAGGTGAGGCCGGTGCCTGCTTCAACCTCGGCCTCTTCTACGAGAAAGGCCGTGGCGTGACGGCGGATCCGAAGCGCGCCGTCGAGCTGTTCCAGAAGGCCTGCGAGGGCGGCATGGATCAGGCCTGCAACCGGTAG
- the murQ gene encoding N-acetylmuramic acid 6-phosphate etherase has product MGRPRSTPLALPPTERLHPRADELDLLSVEALVRRMHQEDLAAVRAVRSALPSVAEAARAVADALRAGGRLLYVGAGTSGRLGVLDASECPPTFGSPPSQVQAVIAGGHRALTRAVEGAEDDPAAGAQSVRRFRAGPKDVVCGISASASTPYVLGALAEARRRGARTVLVCCNPPGPRLQVDILILAVTGPELVAGSTRLKAGTATKLILNALTTAAFVSLGKVYRGRMVDVRPANAKLQARAVRMVAELTELPLARARRLLSTAGGSVKTALAMHFTGLGREEAQARLQRDSLRTLEQQKSKPRRTP; this is encoded by the coding sequence GTGGGAAGGCCGCGTTCGACTCCGCTCGCGCTCCCGCCCACTGAGCGGCTTCATCCCCGCGCGGACGAGCTGGACCTCCTCTCTGTCGAGGCCCTCGTCCGCCGGATGCATCAGGAAGACCTGGCTGCCGTCCGAGCGGTCCGCAGCGCGCTCCCGTCCGTAGCGGAAGCAGCGCGGGCCGTAGCGGATGCGTTGCGGGCCGGGGGCCGGCTGCTCTACGTGGGCGCTGGCACCAGCGGGCGACTCGGCGTGCTCGACGCCAGTGAGTGCCCGCCGACGTTTGGTTCTCCTCCCTCCCAGGTCCAGGCCGTTATCGCCGGAGGCCACCGGGCGCTGACTCGCGCCGTGGAAGGCGCCGAGGATGATCCGGCCGCAGGCGCTCAGTCCGTGCGCCGGTTCCGCGCGGGCCCCAAGGACGTGGTGTGCGGCATCTCCGCCAGTGCATCCACGCCCTATGTGCTCGGGGCGCTGGCCGAGGCGCGGCGACGGGGAGCGCGGACGGTGCTCGTGTGCTGTAACCCTCCTGGGCCTCGGCTCCAGGTAGACATCCTGATCCTGGCGGTGACGGGCCCGGAGCTGGTGGCGGGCTCCACGCGGCTCAAGGCGGGCACCGCCACCAAGTTGATCCTCAATGCGCTCACCACGGCGGCCTTCGTCTCGCTGGGCAAGGTGTACCGCGGGCGGATGGTGGACGTGCGCCCGGCCAACGCGAAGCTCCAAGCGCGTGCCGTGCGCATGGTGGCGGAGCTGACGGAGCTGCCCCTCGCACGGGCGCGACGGCTGCTGAGCACCGCGGGCGGCTCTGTGAAGACGGCGCTCGCGATGCACTTCACCGGGTTGGGCCGGGAAGAGGCGCAAGCACGGCTCCAGCGCGACTCCCTGCGAACCCTCGAGCAGCAGAAGTCCAAACCCCGACGCACGCCGTGA
- the rpmB gene encoding 50S ribosomal protein L28, protein MAWKCDICGKRPLVGNNVSHANNKTKKRTLPNLQKIRASVEGRTERVLACTRCIKAGKITKAA, encoded by the coding sequence ATGGCGTGGAAGTGTGACATCTGTGGGAAGCGGCCGCTCGTGGGCAACAACGTCTCCCACGCGAACAACAAGACCAAGAAGCGGACGCTGCCGAACCTCCAGAAGATCCGGGCCAGCGTTGAGGGCCGTACCGAGCGCGTCCTGGCCTGCACCCGCTGCATCAAGGCGGGCAAGATCACCAAGGCCGCCTGA
- a CDS encoding phytoene desaturase family protein produces MATQPARLQVPSGPSRHVYDAIVVGSQLGGALTAALLAKRKHRVLLIDHDGTGTGYEHGGYVLPYGPSITPPLKAMPLVEEAFTELGLTTTVQRSLRPHQPELQLVLPRHRVDLQPDPARRRAELVREFGDAAEGLFAALTTTASQHEESNAFLKEQPNLPPDGFFEAWGLKKKIGQHEGLEKHPRLSNNTPPGALLRGLLPFLIHLDEASSPLSLTRPLSQALQSPQRFPGGNEGLREMIVKRLSELGGDVLTRENSDSYVVEEITFDGARFSGVKLVRSDVVYRASCLVSAMDSSALRRLITDRKRHRSLLEHLDASTNRSLLFAVNWVVPANALPRGMGELLLVESEDVELRPLLIQVHPARTPSGQEDESLRVVCAAAFVPASVRDLGEEHMQVLAQRIDKELETLMPFTLPHRVLRSAPYLDAGGVRGSRLMPHPLYTFEAEAFLGVTGLKQRTPAKNILLAGREVLPGLGLEGEFLAGMRAARLVQEMLKKKTPTAG; encoded by the coding sequence ATGGCCACCCAGCCCGCCAGACTCCAGGTTCCCTCGGGTCCCTCCCGGCACGTCTACGACGCCATCGTCGTGGGCAGCCAACTGGGCGGAGCCCTCACGGCCGCGCTCCTGGCCAAGCGCAAGCACCGTGTGCTGCTCATCGACCATGACGGCACCGGCACTGGCTACGAGCACGGCGGCTATGTGCTCCCCTACGGACCCTCCATCACGCCCCCGCTCAAGGCGATGCCCCTCGTGGAGGAGGCCTTCACTGAGCTGGGCCTCACCACCACCGTCCAGCGCTCCCTGCGCCCGCACCAGCCCGAGCTGCAGCTCGTCCTGCCCCGCCACCGGGTGGATCTGCAGCCCGATCCTGCGCGCCGTCGCGCCGAGCTGGTCCGCGAGTTCGGTGACGCGGCCGAGGGCCTCTTCGCTGCCCTCACCACCACCGCCTCCCAGCACGAAGAGAGCAACGCCTTCCTCAAGGAGCAGCCCAACCTGCCCCCGGATGGCTTCTTCGAGGCGTGGGGCCTGAAAAAGAAGATCGGCCAGCACGAGGGCCTGGAGAAACACCCGCGCCTGTCCAACAACACCCCGCCCGGCGCCCTGCTGCGGGGCCTGCTGCCCTTCCTGATCCACCTGGACGAGGCCTCCTCGCCCCTGTCGCTCACCCGCCCCTTGTCCCAGGCGCTCCAGTCTCCCCAGCGCTTCCCCGGCGGAAACGAGGGCCTGCGCGAGATGATCGTCAAGCGGCTCTCCGAGCTGGGCGGCGACGTGCTCACCCGCGAGAACTCGGACAGCTACGTCGTCGAGGAGATCACCTTCGATGGGGCGCGCTTCTCCGGCGTGAAGTTGGTGCGCTCGGACGTCGTCTACCGGGCCTCGTGCCTGGTGTCGGCCATGGACTCGAGCGCGCTGCGGCGGCTCATCACCGACCGCAAGCGGCACCGCAGCCTGCTCGAGCACCTGGATGCCTCCACCAACCGCTCCCTGCTCTTCGCGGTGAACTGGGTGGTCCCCGCGAACGCCCTGCCCCGAGGCATGGGCGAGCTGCTCCTCGTGGAGAGCGAGGACGTGGAGCTCCGGCCGCTGCTGATCCAGGTCCACCCGGCGCGCACCCCGTCGGGCCAGGAGGACGAGTCCCTCCGCGTGGTCTGCGCCGCCGCGTTCGTGCCCGCCTCCGTGAGGGATCTGGGCGAAGAGCACATGCAAGTCCTTGCGCAGCGCATCGACAAGGAGCTGGAGACGCTGATGCCCTTCACCCTGCCCCACCGGGTGCTGCGCTCGGCGCCGTACTTGGACGCTGGCGGCGTGCGAGGCAGCAGGCTCATGCCCCACCCCCTCTACACCTTCGAGGCGGAAGCCTTCCTGGGCGTCACGGGTTTGAAGCAGCGCACGCCGGCGAAGAACATCCTCCTCGCCGGCCGCGAGGTGCTCCCTGGCCTGGGCCTGGAGGGCGAGTTCCTCGCGGGGATGCGCGCCGCGCGGCTCGTGCAGGAAATGCTCAAGAAGAAGACCCCCACGGCGGGGTAG
- a CDS encoding HAD family hydrolase, producing MIAPTLLHAAIFDMDGTLVDNMRFHSEAWVSLSQRLGIDATAERFEREFAGKKNEEILPILLGRPLSAEELNQLAEEKETHYRQLYKPHLSLMRGAEAFIARLRSAGARLAVATAAPTGNRALVLDGLGIRSLFARVVGAEEVVRGKPAPDIFLAAAKALDVDPASCVVFEDAVNGIIAARAAGMAAVGITSTTPPEVLREAGAQWVAPDFATLPPDLEARLLIAAARAV from the coding sequence ATGATCGCGCCTACACTTCTGCACGCCGCCATCTTCGACATGGATGGCACCCTCGTCGACAACATGCGCTTCCACTCCGAGGCCTGGGTGTCCCTCTCGCAGCGCCTCGGCATCGACGCCACCGCCGAGCGGTTCGAGCGCGAGTTCGCGGGCAAGAAGAACGAGGAGATCCTCCCCATCCTGCTGGGCCGTCCCCTCTCTGCCGAAGAACTGAACCAGCTGGCCGAGGAGAAGGAGACCCACTACCGCCAGCTCTATAAGCCCCACCTATCGCTCATGAGAGGCGCCGAGGCCTTCATCGCCCGCCTGCGAAGCGCGGGGGCCCGGCTGGCCGTCGCCACCGCTGCCCCCACGGGAAACCGTGCACTGGTGCTTGATGGGCTCGGCATCCGCTCGCTGTTCGCGCGCGTCGTCGGCGCCGAAGAGGTGGTCCGGGGCAAGCCCGCGCCGGACATCTTCCTGGCCGCAGCCAAGGCGCTCGATGTCGATCCCGCCTCGTGCGTCGTCTTCGAGGATGCGGTGAACGGCATCATCGCGGCACGCGCGGCGGGCATGGCCGCGGTGGGCATCACCAGCACCACGCCCCCCGAGGTGCTCCGCGAGGCAGGCGCCCAGTGGGTGGCTCCAGACTTCGCCACCCTCCCGCCCGATCTGGAGGCCCGGCTCCTGATCGCGGCGGCGCGCGCCGTCTGA
- a CDS encoding DUF523 domain-containing protein: MTVELTQEERLAALREASVVLVSACLFGEACRYDGKSKGSNPVMRALEGKELVPVCPETGAGLGIPRPAVELRGGTGEAVLAGQAQAVVAATGDDRTAAFRYGAELALEAVKRFGVKVAVLKERSPSCGSQGTHVNGQVVRGRGVTAALLHSAGVIILSDEEL, from the coding sequence ATGACTGTGGAGCTGACGCAAGAGGAGCGGCTAGCGGCGCTGCGCGAGGCTTCGGTGGTGCTGGTGAGTGCGTGCCTATTCGGTGAAGCCTGCCGGTACGACGGGAAGTCGAAAGGCTCGAACCCGGTGATGCGGGCACTGGAGGGCAAGGAGCTCGTGCCCGTGTGCCCGGAGACGGGCGCGGGCCTGGGCATTCCGAGGCCCGCGGTGGAGCTGCGCGGAGGCACGGGAGAGGCGGTGCTGGCGGGCCAGGCCCAGGCGGTGGTGGCCGCGACGGGCGATGACCGGACAGCCGCGTTCCGCTACGGCGCGGAGCTGGCCCTGGAGGCGGTAAAGCGCTTCGGAGTGAAGGTGGCCGTGCTCAAGGAGCGCAGCCCTTCATGCGGCAGCCAAGGCACGCACGTGAACGGCCAGGTGGTCCGGGGCCGAGGCGTCACAGCCGCCCTGCTCCACTCCGCTGGGGTCATCATCCTCAGTGACGAGGAGCTGTGA
- the purN gene encoding phosphoribosylglycinamide formyltransferase, producing MSGGRARLAVLISGSGSNLQALLDACAQADFPAQVVCVVSNVPTAFGLERARKAGVPAVALDHNAFGSRADFERALGDELEKAGVEWVCLAGFMRLVSADFLARFPGRVLNIHPSLLPAFTGLHAQRQALERGVKIAGCTVHFVDAGTDTGPIIAQAAVPVLPGDDEASLSARILAEEHKLYPLAVRLVVTGKVTLEGTGTRVAAQVTGSEQSLRSPGAP from the coding sequence ATGAGCGGCGGGCGAGCCCGGCTGGCGGTGCTGATCTCCGGCAGCGGGAGCAACCTGCAGGCGCTGCTGGACGCGTGCGCGCAGGCGGACTTCCCGGCGCAGGTGGTGTGCGTGGTGTCCAACGTGCCCACCGCGTTCGGGCTGGAGCGGGCGCGCAAGGCGGGAGTGCCCGCGGTGGCGCTGGATCACAATGCGTTCGGCTCGCGGGCGGACTTCGAGCGGGCGCTCGGGGATGAGCTGGAGAAGGCGGGCGTGGAGTGGGTGTGTCTGGCGGGCTTCATGCGGCTGGTGAGCGCGGACTTCCTGGCGAGATTTCCGGGGCGAGTGTTGAACATCCACCCTTCCCTGCTACCAGCGTTCACGGGGCTGCATGCCCAAAGGCAGGCGCTGGAACGCGGGGTGAAGATCGCCGGATGCACGGTGCACTTCGTGGACGCGGGCACGGACACGGGGCCGATCATCGCGCAGGCGGCGGTGCCGGTGCTGCCAGGGGATGACGAAGCAAGCCTGAGCGCGCGCATCCTCGCGGAGGAGCATAAGCTCTACCCGCTGGCGGTGCGTCTGGTGGTGACGGGGAAGGTGACGCTGGAAGGGACTGGAACGCGGGTGGCCGCGCAAGTCACGGGAAGCGAGCAGAGCCTGCGGAGCCCTGGGGCGCCATGA
- the purM gene encoding phosphoribosylformylglycinamidine cyclo-ligase produces the protein MTTYKQAGVDIEAGDAFVERIKPYAARTMRPEVVAGVGGFGGLFALPPGKYREPVLVAGTDGVGTKLKVAFLAGRHDTVGIDLVAMSVNDILTCGAEPLFFLDYFATSRLEVDAAAAVVKGIALGCEQAGCTLLGGETAEMPGFYSRGEYDVAGFCVGVVERSEIIDGRTVMPGDALIGLPSSGLHSNGYSLARKVLLDDGKLPLKETPAGLGRPLADALLEPTKIYVKDALALAKAVKVKGMAHITGSGIPGNLPRCLPDGTRAVLSEKAWSRPPIFDLIAKVGGVARDEMFSTFNMGLGLIVVVAKEDVAQALSVLSARGVKASEVGRVEQGQGEATAVIEP, from the coding sequence GTGACGACCTACAAGCAGGCCGGAGTGGACATCGAGGCGGGAGACGCCTTCGTCGAGCGGATCAAGCCGTACGCTGCGCGCACGATGCGGCCCGAGGTGGTGGCTGGAGTGGGCGGCTTCGGAGGACTGTTCGCCCTGCCCCCGGGCAAGTACCGGGAGCCGGTGCTGGTGGCGGGCACGGACGGGGTGGGCACGAAGCTGAAGGTGGCATTCCTGGCAGGGCGGCACGACACGGTGGGCATCGACCTGGTGGCCATGTCGGTGAACGACATCCTCACCTGTGGCGCGGAGCCGCTGTTCTTCCTGGACTACTTCGCCACATCGAGGCTGGAGGTGGACGCGGCAGCCGCGGTGGTGAAGGGCATCGCGTTGGGCTGCGAGCAGGCCGGATGCACACTGCTGGGCGGCGAGACGGCGGAGATGCCGGGGTTCTACTCACGGGGCGAGTACGACGTGGCGGGGTTCTGCGTGGGGGTGGTGGAGCGCTCGGAGATCATCGATGGGCGGACGGTGATGCCGGGCGATGCGCTGATCGGCCTGCCGTCGTCGGGGCTGCACTCGAACGGGTACTCGCTGGCGCGCAAGGTGCTGCTGGACGACGGGAAGCTGCCGCTGAAGGAGACGCCCGCGGGCCTGGGCCGGCCGCTGGCGGATGCGCTGCTGGAGCCCACGAAGATCTACGTGAAGGACGCGCTGGCACTGGCGAAGGCGGTGAAGGTGAAGGGCATGGCGCACATCACCGGGAGCGGCATTCCGGGCAACCTGCCCCGCTGCCTGCCGGACGGAACGCGGGCGGTGCTGAGCGAGAAGGCGTGGAGCCGACCTCCTATCTTCGATCTGATCGCGAAAGTGGGCGGGGTGGCGCGTGACGAGATGTTCTCCACGTTCAACATGGGGCTGGGGCTGATCGTGGTGGTGGCGAAGGAGGACGTGGCGCAGGCGCTGAGTGTGCTGAGCGCGCGAGGCGTGAAGGCATCGGAGGTGGGGCGCGTGGAACAGGGCCAGGGCGAGGCCACGGCGGTCATCGAGCCATGA
- a CDS encoding CHASE2 domain-containing protein, with protein sequence MAPHFRMKNFLSRHRFEVLALGLAVLFGFLHVWVDDAPVIGSRVDDKAAPLLIRALQAAEGRITDLQFALRGRRPAHPDVVVVAVDEKSAQRYGLWPWPRDLLARAMDRLREAGAGAVGLDMIFADEVVDRRAQAYAGALEELDRALSQGSPESAAALAAYREELSRRAAVNTDSILAASLNRFPQVVQGIVVYPPKERARFASKAEEWTRLLEPHLIREFPGEIAGSSLTHKVDLATLRSWRMDSAQLPLSLFAEASRHLGFFNSAVDPDGTLRRMPLFALLERPRGLAVSLELQTAAAYLGAQVEPVADPAQNQIIGARFRRPDGKLLPLRVPLPHDEPFWLINYPGPASSFVTLSLSDVVDGAFDPAAVRGKAVLVGVTLVGNYDQRVTPFNEFESGVYIHAAALSNILSQDFLFRPQETQPLELLFMLGTALLLARLLPRVRFAWKLGSVALLITVWLVVDQVLFTRGIQVATVMPLVSLITSAFAVIFLGYFSVDAEKAQLHAEKARLRKAFQHYLDASVMEQVLAHPDKLKLGGERKELSVLFSDIRGFTTLSEHMTPEQLVSFINQYLTPMTDVVFAQGGTLDKYIGDAIMAFWGAPVDQPDHAVRACAAALGFLEKLSGLRARWRAAGLPEMDIGVGISSGLMNVGHMGTENRFNYTVMGDAVNLASRLEGLNKAYDTRILISADTYAQARGHIAARRLGVVRVKGKREPTDIYELRAMGTPVGPDAEAIQAFEAGVACFLARDFSTAEIHFRQVVALWPEDGPSLRYLEEINTLKWNRPGPDWDGVFTATTK encoded by the coding sequence ATGGCGCCTCACTTCCGGATGAAGAACTTTCTCTCGCGCCATCGCTTCGAGGTGCTCGCCCTCGGCCTCGCCGTCCTCTTCGGCTTCCTGCATGTGTGGGTGGATGACGCCCCCGTCATTGGCAGCCGGGTCGATGACAAGGCCGCGCCCCTGCTCATCCGGGCCCTCCAGGCCGCCGAAGGCCGCATCACTGATCTCCAGTTCGCTCTCCGAGGCCGCCGCCCCGCCCACCCGGATGTCGTCGTCGTCGCCGTGGACGAGAAGAGTGCCCAGCGTTACGGCCTCTGGCCCTGGCCGAGAGATCTCCTGGCCCGCGCAATGGACCGGCTCCGAGAGGCAGGGGCCGGGGCTGTCGGCCTCGACATGATCTTTGCCGACGAGGTGGTCGACCGGCGCGCCCAGGCCTACGCCGGAGCGCTCGAGGAGCTGGATCGGGCGCTCTCCCAGGGCTCCCCCGAGAGCGCCGCCGCCCTGGCCGCTTACCGCGAGGAACTGAGCCGGCGGGCCGCCGTCAACACGGACTCCATCCTCGCCGCGTCCCTCAACCGCTTCCCTCAGGTCGTCCAAGGCATCGTCGTCTATCCCCCGAAGGAACGGGCGCGGTTCGCCAGCAAGGCCGAGGAGTGGACCCGGCTCCTTGAACCTCACCTGATCCGCGAATTCCCGGGCGAGATCGCCGGGTCTTCACTCACGCACAAGGTAGACCTCGCCACGCTTCGCAGCTGGCGCATGGACTCCGCGCAGCTCCCGCTGTCCCTGTTCGCCGAGGCCAGCCGGCACCTGGGGTTCTTCAACTCCGCCGTGGATCCCGACGGCACCTTGCGCCGCATGCCCCTGTTCGCCTTGCTGGAGCGCCCGCGCGGGCTGGCCGTCTCGTTGGAGCTCCAGACGGCGGCCGCCTACCTGGGCGCCCAGGTCGAGCCGGTGGCAGACCCCGCCCAGAACCAAATCATCGGCGCCCGCTTCCGCCGCCCGGACGGAAAGCTGCTGCCCCTGCGCGTGCCCCTGCCGCACGACGAGCCCTTCTGGCTCATCAACTACCCGGGGCCTGCCAGCAGCTTCGTCACCCTGAGCCTGTCGGACGTGGTGGACGGCGCCTTTGACCCCGCGGCAGTGCGCGGCAAGGCGGTGCTCGTGGGCGTGACGCTGGTGGGCAACTACGACCAGCGCGTTACCCCCTTCAATGAATTCGAGTCCGGCGTCTACATCCACGCCGCCGCGCTCTCCAACATCCTCTCCCAGGACTTCCTCTTCCGGCCCCAGGAGACCCAGCCGCTCGAGCTACTCTTCATGCTCGGCACGGCCCTGCTATTGGCCCGCCTCCTGCCCCGGGTGCGCTTCGCCTGGAAGCTGGGCTCCGTGGCGCTGCTCATCACCGTGTGGCTCGTCGTGGATCAGGTTCTCTTCACCCGCGGCATCCAGGTGGCCACGGTGATGCCCCTGGTCAGCCTCATCACCTCGGCCTTCGCCGTCATCTTCCTGGGCTACTTCTCCGTGGATGCGGAGAAGGCCCAGCTGCACGCCGAGAAAGCCCGTCTGCGCAAGGCGTTCCAGCACTACCTGGACGCCAGCGTCATGGAGCAGGTGCTCGCCCACCCGGACAAGCTCAAGCTTGGCGGCGAGCGCAAGGAGCTCTCCGTTCTCTTCTCCGACATCCGCGGCTTCACCACGCTCTCCGAGCACATGACGCCCGAGCAGCTCGTCAGCTTCATCAACCAGTACCTCACCCCCATGACGGATGTCGTCTTCGCCCAAGGGGGGACGCTCGACAAGTACATCGGCGATGCGATCATGGCCTTCTGGGGCGCTCCGGTGGATCAGCCGGACCACGCCGTGCGTGCCTGCGCCGCTGCCCTGGGCTTCCTCGAGAAGCTCTCCGGCCTGCGGGCCCGCTGGCGCGCCGCCGGTCTGCCCGAGATGGACATCGGTGTGGGCATCAGCAGTGGCCTCATGAACGTGGGCCACATGGGCACCGAGAACCGCTTCAACTACACCGTCATGGGGGACGCGGTGAACCTCGCCTCGCGTCTCGAGGGCCTCAACAAGGCCTATGACACCCGCATCCTCATCTCCGCCGACACCTATGCCCAGGCGCGTGGCCATATTGCCGCCCGGCGGCTCGGAGTGGTCCGTGTCAAGGGAAAGCGCGAGCCCACCGACATCTACGAGCTGCGCGCCATGGGCACCCCCGTGGGCCCGGATGCCGAGGCCATCCAGGCTTTCGAGGCCGGTGTGGCCTGCTTCCTCGCCCGAGACTTCTCAACCGCTGAGATTCACTTCCGCCAGGTGGTGGCCCTCTGGCCCGAGGACGGGCCCAGCCTCCGCTACCTGGAGGAGATCAACACCCTGAAGTGGAACCGCCCCGGGCCCGACTGGGACGGGGTGTTCACCGCGACCACGAAGTAG
- a CDS encoding Crp/Fnr family transcriptional regulator, protein MGAEETLFQRFGKEFAKGTVLFQEGEPGKDMFVLQSGKISISKKVRDVEKVLALLGPGEFFGEMAIISNKPRNATATVMEDAKLLVIDPKTFEAMIRGNAEIAVRMIKKLAERLSEADAQIENLLLSDPASRVVHQVLQVCQTRGRPMEEGIEVDFPVRELPRLIGVGEPAIRHMLDRLERAGLIERSGDRLTVYDTARLHDFLQYLEMKWKFGDL, encoded by the coding sequence ATGGGCGCCGAGGAAACCCTCTTTCAACGTTTCGGCAAGGAGTTCGCCAAGGGCACGGTCCTCTTTCAGGAGGGGGAGCCGGGCAAGGACATGTTCGTCCTTCAGTCCGGGAAGATCTCCATCTCCAAGAAGGTCCGTGACGTGGAGAAGGTCCTGGCCTTGTTGGGGCCTGGTGAGTTCTTCGGGGAGATGGCCATCATCTCCAACAAGCCGAGGAACGCCACCGCCACGGTGATGGAGGACGCCAAGCTCCTGGTCATCGACCCGAAGACTTTCGAGGCGATGATCCGCGGCAACGCCGAGATCGCCGTGCGGATGATCAAGAAGCTGGCCGAGCGCCTGTCCGAGGCGGACGCCCAGATCGAAAACCTGCTCCTGTCCGATCCGGCCAGCCGCGTGGTGCACCAGGTGCTCCAGGTCTGCCAGACGCGCGGCCGGCCCATGGAAGAGGGCATCGAGGTGGACTTCCCCGTGCGCGAGCTGCCCCGGCTCATCGGCGTGGGCGAGCCGGCCATCCGCCACATGCTGGACCGGCTCGAGCGGGCCGGACTCATCGAGCGCAGTGGTGACAGACTGACCGTGTATGACACGGCCCGGCTGCACGACTTCCTCCAGTATCTGGAGATGAAGTGGAAGTTCGGAGACCTCTAG
- a CDS encoding MBL fold metallo-hydrolase, with translation MKLQVLGCHGGELPSCRTTCFLVDDVLALDAGALTSTLTLDQLCKVDDILVGHSHFDHVKDLPLLADLVIGRRDSPVTIHASRECAKALRDYMFNNSLWPDFTRIPTRKEPVLRIKTFRAGSTFEVGRYTVQSIPVSHPVESCGFVVSHGGSSLAMSGDTGPTDKLWRALNQVKNLKALLVETSFPNALQELADLSGHLTPKTLQSELTKFHRNGAEVLLYHLKPAFVSQLKRELAGLPVEILELGDTFEF, from the coding sequence GTGAAGCTGCAAGTCCTCGGCTGTCACGGCGGCGAACTGCCCTCGTGCCGGACCACATGCTTCCTCGTGGATGACGTGCTCGCGCTGGACGCGGGCGCGCTCACGAGCACGCTCACGCTCGATCAGCTGTGCAAGGTGGACGACATCCTCGTCGGCCACAGCCACTTCGACCATGTGAAGGATCTGCCCCTGCTGGCGGATCTGGTGATTGGCCGCCGGGACTCGCCCGTCACCATTCACGCGTCGCGCGAGTGCGCCAAGGCGCTGCGCGACTACATGTTCAACAACTCGTTGTGGCCGGACTTCACCCGCATCCCCACGCGCAAAGAGCCGGTGCTCCGCATCAAGACGTTCCGCGCCGGGAGCACCTTCGAGGTCGGCCGCTACACCGTGCAGTCCATCCCCGTGAGCCACCCGGTGGAGTCCTGCGGCTTCGTCGTCTCCCATGGGGGCTCCTCCCTGGCCATGAGCGGCGACACCGGCCCCACCGACAAGCTGTGGCGGGCGCTCAACCAGGTGAAGAACCTCAAGGCGCTGCTGGTGGAGACCAGCTTCCCCAACGCGCTCCAGGAACTGGCGGACCTGTCCGGCCACCTCACGCCCAAGACGCTCCAGTCCGAGCTCACCAAGTTCCACCGCAACGGCGCCGAGGTGCTGCTGTACCACCTCAAGCCCGCCTTCGTGAGCCAGCTCAAGCGCGAGCTGGCAGGACTCCCCGTGGAGATCCTTGAACTCGGAGATACCTTCGAGTTCTGA